In a genomic window of Candidatus Poribacteria bacterium:
- a CDS encoding GNAT family N-acetyltransferase produces MPRQLRMVRPNLKDLPELQLPLGYDIRTYRNGDEAHWARIISDSFGGRERTPQDTRNEITGRDVFVPDGFYFATHRGTPVGTACAWRQSIDEKEVGYVHMVGVVAEHTGHKLGKWVSLAVLHYFRDNRFISVMLDTDDFRIPAIKTYLNLGFVPVYVEEGQSERWRDIFENLKLPHPSTQIANVKETLSEELWSKVSS; encoded by the coding sequence ATGCCGCGACAACTCAGAATGGTCCGTCCGAATTTAAAAGACTTACCGGAACTACAACTTCCGCTAGGCTATGATATCCGCACCTACCGCAACGGAGATGAGGCACACTGGGCACGGATCATCAGCGATTCCTTCGGTGGCAGAGAACGCACCCCCCAAGATACACGAAACGAGATTACAGGCAGGGATGTCTTCGTTCCCGACGGATTCTACTTCGCAACGCACCGTGGCACCCCTGTCGGAACTGCCTGCGCTTGGCGGCAATCCATAGATGAAAAGGAGGTCGGATACGTACACATGGTCGGTGTTGTCGCCGAACACACCGGGCACAAACTCGGAAAATGGGTCTCACTCGCCGTTCTCCACTACTTTCGCGACAACAGATTCATAAGTGTCATGCTGGACACCGACGATTTTCGGATCCCTGCCATTAAAACCTATCTCAATTTAGGATTCGTGCCTGTCTACGTTGAAGAAGGGCAATCAGAGCGGTGGCGAGATATTTTTGAAAATTTGAAACTGCCGCATCCTTCAACCCAAATTGCAAACGTTAAAGAAACACTCTCTGAGGAACTGTGGTCGAAAGTATCAAGTTAA
- the aroB gene encoding 3-dehydroquinate synthase: MLIVSDAFVKAAYMPVVHRSLTDAGLDVNAVEIPVGEESKSLAEFSRVQDSLVAHQLDRGSTLIAFGGGVVGDLGGFAAAVYMRGISYLQIPTTLQAQVDASVGGKTAINHPKGKNLIGAFHQPKLVIIDVDTLKTLPQRDIRAGLIEVIKMGVIRDELLFEMVAENLEAILNVENTTLIEMISSACVNKAEIVAKDEKESRLRMVLNYGHTFGHALEALTHYNRYRHGEAVSIGMNCAAQLAVNLRMFSETDFQRQRSLLKRAKLPLNFPDDLTPEALCEAMYLDKKTLGGKLRLILPTRIGEVVIRDDVNDSQVLEAISQCF, encoded by the coding sequence GTGCTGATCGTTTCGGACGCGTTTGTTAAAGCGGCGTACATGCCTGTCGTTCATCGCAGCTTGACCGATGCCGGACTTGACGTAAACGCTGTTGAGATTCCGGTTGGCGAAGAGAGCAAATCGTTGGCGGAATTCTCTCGGGTACAGGACAGTTTGGTGGCGCATCAACTCGACCGTGGTTCAACGCTTATTGCCTTCGGGGGCGGTGTTGTTGGGGATTTAGGAGGCTTTGCGGCGGCGGTGTATATGCGTGGTATCTCTTACCTCCAGATTCCGACGACGCTGCAGGCACAAGTTGACGCGAGCGTCGGCGGCAAGACGGCAATAAATCATCCGAAGGGCAAAAACCTCATCGGCGCGTTTCACCAACCGAAATTGGTCATCATTGATGTGGATACACTCAAGACCTTACCCCAACGCGACATCCGAGCTGGACTTATTGAAGTTATCAAGATGGGTGTTATCCGGGATGAACTGCTGTTTGAAATGGTTGCGGAAAACTTGGAAGCAATCTTAAATGTAGAAAACACGACGCTGATTGAAATGATCTCAAGTGCGTGTGTCAACAAAGCGGAAATCGTTGCGAAAGACGAAAAAGAGAGCCGTTTGCGAATGGTGCTTAACTATGGACATACCTTTGGACACGCGCTTGAGGCGCTGACGCATTACAATAGATACCGGCACGGTGAGGCGGTCTCTATCGGGATGAATTGTGCGGCGCAATTGGCGGTTAATTTGCGGATGTTCTCTGAGACCGATTTTCAACGGCAGCGTTCGCTTTTGAAACGTGCAAAATTGCCGCTGAATTTTCCAGACGATCTTACGCCAGAAGCACTCTGTGAGGCTATGTATTTAGACAAAAAGACGCTCGGTGGGAAACTCCGCCTCATCTTACCGACGCGTATCGGGGAAGTTGTTATCCGTGACGATGTAAACGATTCTCAGGTTTTAGAAGCTATATCGCAATGTTTTTAA
- a CDS encoding shikimate kinase: MKEKNKSRPNIVLVGFMGTGKTSIGKRLATRLRMRYVDTDDIIERDSGRCISDIFSEDGEETFRELESEAVRKVSKLNNHIISTGGGVVLKETNMAELKRNGTVFCLTATPEEIYRRVQHQSHRPLLQTPDPLAKIKSMLEDRHPYYVKADYMVETTGCSFEAVMAYIKRVFMESVRESK, from the coding sequence GTGAAAGAAAAAAATAAAAGCAGACCTAATATTGTGCTTGTCGGTTTTATGGGAACTGGGAAGACTTCTATCGGTAAACGACTTGCTACACGGCTCCGAATGCGGTACGTGGATACGGACGACATTATTGAGCGTGATAGTGGGCGTTGTATTAGCGACATCTTCTCGGAGGATGGGGAGGAGACTTTTCGCGAACTCGAAAGTGAAGCGGTTCGTAAAGTGTCAAAATTGAACAATCATATTATCTCTACCGGTGGTGGTGTGGTCTTGAAGGAAACGAATATGGCGGAATTGAAACGTAACGGGACTGTTTTTTGTTTAACAGCGACACCGGAAGAGATTTACCGACGGGTCCAGCATCAGTCGCACCGTCCTTTGCTCCAGACACCTGATCCGCTCGCGAAGATAAAATCGATGCTGGAAGATCGCCATCCGTACTATGTGAAGGCAGATTATATGGTGGAAACGACGGGATGCTCATTTGAAGCGGTAATGGCGTACATCAAACGGGTGTTCATGGAGAGTGTCAGGGAGTCGAAATGA